Below is a window of Sporosarcina sp. ANT_H38 DNA.
CAATGGGCAGATTAATTTTAAGAATGTTATCAGCCATTGCGGAATTTGACAGGGATATGATCGTTGAACGATTAGCAGAGGGGAAAGCCATTGCGAAGCAGAATCCTGATTTCCGTGAAGGTAGACCGAAAAAGTTCACTAAAAAACAAGTAACACACGCTTTACAGCTATTGGAAACGAATTCCTATACGCAAGTAGAAGAAATTACAGGGATTTCTAAAAGCACACTAATCCGTGCCAAAAGAGAAGTAACTAAAGGGGGGTAACAATGATGGATAGGTTAACGGTTGAAACATTTGAAGAGTTTTCTAGTAGCGATTATGGGGAGACTACGACTTATTTTGTACATACTGATCATTATGTTCTGATTTCTATTCCAGTGTGGAACTGGTCGTTTATGTGGAATTTTGAGGCTTACAGTGATGAAGAATTAAAGGCAGCATGTACAAAGGCGTTAACCGGTCCTATGTTCTTTGAGGGGGC
It encodes the following:
- a CDS encoding recombinase family protein; its protein translation is MGRLILRMLSAIAEFDRDMIVERLAEGKAIAKQNPDFREGRPKKFTKKQVTHALQLLETNSYTQVEEITGISKSTLIRAKREVTKGG